A genomic region of Diceros bicornis minor isolate mBicDic1 chromosome 39, mDicBic1.mat.cur, whole genome shotgun sequence contains the following coding sequences:
- the PHF10 gene encoding PHD finger protein 10 isoform X1: MAAAAGPGTALSPRPCDSEPATPGAQSPKDDNEDNSNDGTQPSKRRRMGSGDSSRSCETSSQDLGFSYYPAENLIEYKWPPDETGEYYMLQEQVSEYLGVTSFKRKYPDLERRDLSHKEKLYLRELNVITETQCTLGLTALRSDEVIDLMIKEYPAKHAEYSVILQEKERQRITDHYKEYSQMQQQNTQKVEASKVPEYIKKAAKKAAEFNSNLNRERMEERRAYFDLQTHVIQVPQGKYKVLPTERTKVSSYPVALIPGQFQEYYKRYSPDELRYLPLNTALYEPPLDPELPALDSDGDSDDAEDGRGDEKQKNKGTSDSSSGNVSEGEGLPDSQEEPLQGKQRSKDKAATPRKDASKRSVLSKSVPGYKPKVIPNALCGICLKGKETNKKGKAESLIHCSQCDNSGHPSCLDMTMELVSMIKTYPWQCMECKTCIICGQPHHEEEMMFCDVCDRGYHTFCVGLGAIPSGRWICDCCQRAPPTPRKVGRRGKNSKEG; this comes from the exons atggcggcggcggccggcCCTGGGACGGCGCTGTCCCCGCGGCCGTGCGACAGCGAGCCGGCCACCCCCGGAGCGCAGTCCCCGAAG GATGATAATGAAGATAATTCAAATGATGGGACCCAGCCATCCAAAAGGAGGCGAATGGGCTCAGGCGATAGCTCTAGGAGTTGTGAAACTTCAAGTCAAGATCTTGG CTTTAGCTACTATCCAGCAGAAAATTTGATAGAGTACAAATGGCCACCTGATGAAACAGGAGAATACTATATGCTTCAAGAACAAGTCAGTGAATATTTGGGTGTGACCTCCTTTAAACGGAAATATCCAG ATTTAGAGCGACGAGATTTGTCTCATAAGGAGAAACTCTACCTGAGAGAGCTAAATGTCATCACAGAAACTCAATGCACTCTAG GTTTAACAGCATTGCGCAGTGATGAAGTGATTGATTTAATGATAAAAGAATATCCAGCCAAACATGCTGAATATTCTGTTATTCTACAAGAAAAGGAACGTCAACGAATTACAGATCATTATAAAGAGTATTCT CAAATGCAACAACAGAATACTCAGAAAGTTGAAGCCAGCAAAGTGCCTGAGTACATTAAGAAAGCTGCCAAAAAAGCAGCTGAATTTAACAGCAACCTAAACCGGGAACGTATGGAAGAAAGAAGAGCTTATTTTGACTTACAGACGCAC GTTATCCAGGTGCCTCAAGGGAAGTACAAAGTGTTACCAACAGAGCGAACCAAAGTCAGTTCTTACCCAGTGGCCCTCATCCCCGGACAGTTCCAGGAATATTACAAAAG GTACTCACCGGATGAACTGCGGTATTTGCCGTTAAACACGGCACTTTACGAGCCCCCTCTGGATCCTGAGCTCCCTGCTCTAGATAGTGATGGTGATTCAGATGATGCTGAAGATGGTCGAGGTgatgagaaacagaaaaataaaggcactTCG GACAGCTCCTCTGGCAACGTGTCTGAGGGGGAAGGCCTTCCCGACAGCCAGGAGGAGCCTCTCCAGGGAAAACAGAGATCCAAGGACAAAGCTGCCACCCCAAGAAAAGACGCTTCCAAACGTTCTGTACTGTCCAAGTCAGTTCCTGGGTACAAG CCAAAGGTCATTCCAAATGCTCTATGTGGAATTTGTCTCAAGGGTAAGGAGACCAACAAGAAAGGGAAGGCTGAGTCACTTATCCACTGCTCCCAGTGCGATAACAGCG GCCATCCTTCTTGCCTGGATATGACCATGGAGCTTGTTTCTATGATTAAGACCTACCCATGGCAATGTATGGAATGTAAAACTTGCATTATATGTGGACAACCCCACCATGAAGAAGAAATGATGTTCTGTGATGTGTGTGACAGAGGTTATCATACTTTTTGTGTGGGCCTTGGTGCTATTCCATCAg GTCGCTGGATTTGTGACTGTTGTCAGCGAGCCCCCCCAACACCCAGGAAAGTGGGCAGAAGGGGGAAAAACAGCAAAGagggataa
- the C39H6orf120 gene encoding UPF0669 protein C6orf120 homolog, translated as MAAPWKSALLILLASQAVSLVNASDEEEVPEEWILLHVVQGQIGAGNYSYLRLNHEGKIVLKMQSLKGDADLYVSDSTLHPSFDDYELQSVTCGHDVVFIPAHFQRPVGIGIYGHPSHHESEFEMKVYYDRTIEQYPFGETAYSDGTDTSHKHAYAPEDASQEEESVLWTILISILKLVLEILF; from the coding sequence ATGGCAGCTCCCTGGAAGAGCGCGCTCCTGATACTGCTAGCGTCTCAAGCTGTGTCCTTGGTGAATGCCTCTGACGAGGAGGAAGTTCCAGAAGAATGGATCCTTCTGCATGTTGTGCAGGGTCAGATAGGAGCCGGGAATTACAGCTATCTGCGGTTAAATCATGAGGGAAAGATAGTTCTTAAGATGCAGAGCTTAAAGGGCGATGCAGACCTGTACGTGTCTGACAGCACCCTCCACCCGAGTTTTGATGACTATGAACTGCAGTCTGTTACCTGTGGCCACGACGTCGTTTTTATTCCAGCGCATTTCCAGCGCCCTGTGGGGATAGGGATTTACGGACACCCATCTCACCACGAGAGCGAATTTGAAATGAAAGTCTACTATGACCGAACCATCGAACAGTACCCATTCGGTGAGACGGCGTATTCGGATGGCACCGATACGAGTCATAAGCACGCTTATGCTCCAGAAGATGCATCTCAAGAAGAGGAATCCGTTCTCTGGACAATATTAATTAGTATTTTGAAGCTGGTACTTGAAATTCTTTTTTGA
- the PHF10 gene encoding PHD finger protein 10 isoform X2, translating into MAAAAGPGTALSPRPCDSEPATPGAQSPKDDNEDNSNDGTQPSKRRRMGSGDSSRSCETSSQDLGFSYYPAENLIEYKWPPDETGEYYMLQEQVSEYLGVTSFKRKYPERRDLSHKEKLYLRELNVITETQCTLGLTALRSDEVIDLMIKEYPAKHAEYSVILQEKERQRITDHYKEYSQMQQQNTQKVEASKVPEYIKKAAKKAAEFNSNLNRERMEERRAYFDLQTHVIQVPQGKYKVLPTERTKVSSYPVALIPGQFQEYYKRYSPDELRYLPLNTALYEPPLDPELPALDSDGDSDDAEDGRGDEKQKNKGTSDSSSGNVSEGEGLPDSQEEPLQGKQRSKDKAATPRKDASKRSVLSKSVPGYKPKVIPNALCGICLKGKETNKKGKAESLIHCSQCDNSGHPSCLDMTMELVSMIKTYPWQCMECKTCIICGQPHHEEEMMFCDVCDRGYHTFCVGLGAIPSGRWICDCCQRAPPTPRKVGRRGKNSKEG; encoded by the exons atggcggcggcggccggcCCTGGGACGGCGCTGTCCCCGCGGCCGTGCGACAGCGAGCCGGCCACCCCCGGAGCGCAGTCCCCGAAG GATGATAATGAAGATAATTCAAATGATGGGACCCAGCCATCCAAAAGGAGGCGAATGGGCTCAGGCGATAGCTCTAGGAGTTGTGAAACTTCAAGTCAAGATCTTGG CTTTAGCTACTATCCAGCAGAAAATTTGATAGAGTACAAATGGCCACCTGATGAAACAGGAGAATACTATATGCTTCAAGAACAAGTCAGTGAATATTTGGGTGTGACCTCCTTTAAACGGAAATATCCAG AGCGACGAGATTTGTCTCATAAGGAGAAACTCTACCTGAGAGAGCTAAATGTCATCACAGAAACTCAATGCACTCTAG GTTTAACAGCATTGCGCAGTGATGAAGTGATTGATTTAATGATAAAAGAATATCCAGCCAAACATGCTGAATATTCTGTTATTCTACAAGAAAAGGAACGTCAACGAATTACAGATCATTATAAAGAGTATTCT CAAATGCAACAACAGAATACTCAGAAAGTTGAAGCCAGCAAAGTGCCTGAGTACATTAAGAAAGCTGCCAAAAAAGCAGCTGAATTTAACAGCAACCTAAACCGGGAACGTATGGAAGAAAGAAGAGCTTATTTTGACTTACAGACGCAC GTTATCCAGGTGCCTCAAGGGAAGTACAAAGTGTTACCAACAGAGCGAACCAAAGTCAGTTCTTACCCAGTGGCCCTCATCCCCGGACAGTTCCAGGAATATTACAAAAG GTACTCACCGGATGAACTGCGGTATTTGCCGTTAAACACGGCACTTTACGAGCCCCCTCTGGATCCTGAGCTCCCTGCTCTAGATAGTGATGGTGATTCAGATGATGCTGAAGATGGTCGAGGTgatgagaaacagaaaaataaaggcactTCG GACAGCTCCTCTGGCAACGTGTCTGAGGGGGAAGGCCTTCCCGACAGCCAGGAGGAGCCTCTCCAGGGAAAACAGAGATCCAAGGACAAAGCTGCCACCCCAAGAAAAGACGCTTCCAAACGTTCTGTACTGTCCAAGTCAGTTCCTGGGTACAAG CCAAAGGTCATTCCAAATGCTCTATGTGGAATTTGTCTCAAGGGTAAGGAGACCAACAAGAAAGGGAAGGCTGAGTCACTTATCCACTGCTCCCAGTGCGATAACAGCG GCCATCCTTCTTGCCTGGATATGACCATGGAGCTTGTTTCTATGATTAAGACCTACCCATGGCAATGTATGGAATGTAAAACTTGCATTATATGTGGACAACCCCACCATGAAGAAGAAATGATGTTCTGTGATGTGTGTGACAGAGGTTATCATACTTTTTGTGTGGGCCTTGGTGCTATTCCATCAg GTCGCTGGATTTGTGACTGTTGTCAGCGAGCCCCCCCAACACCCAGGAAAGTGGGCAGAAGGGGGAAAAACAGCAAAGagggataa